One Sodalinema gerasimenkoae IPPAS B-353 DNA segment encodes these proteins:
- a CDS encoding DUF2834 domain-containing protein, translating to MTRRIFFTVLWLGFLGYAFLLAPPDSPETVDLIIDLSSGNWETLNPAIIALFNLMGIFPFAYGAMMFADGRGQKIGAWVFAAASFGVGAFAILPYLALRDPNPNLEGDLNPLLKFWDSRILGGVLTLGAIALLGLGLSQGNWSDFSQQWQNSRFIHVMSLDFCLLCGLVPALLGDDMARRGLHNPKLFWAVSLTPLLGLLLYLTLRPPLEAATPALQDSPQSS from the coding sequence ATGACTCGTCGCATCTTCTTCACCGTACTTTGGCTAGGCTTCCTCGGCTATGCCTTCTTACTTGCACCCCCAGATAGCCCGGAAACAGTGGATTTGATTATTGATCTCTCCTCGGGGAACTGGGAGACCCTCAACCCAGCCATTATCGCCCTATTTAACCTGATGGGAATTTTTCCCTTCGCCTATGGGGCCATGATGTTTGCCGATGGCCGGGGTCAAAAAATTGGCGCTTGGGTATTTGCAGCCGCCTCCTTCGGGGTGGGGGCGTTTGCCATTTTGCCCTATCTGGCCCTGCGAGATCCCAACCCCAACCTAGAGGGGGATCTCAACCCCCTCCTGAAATTTTGGGACTCGCGAATTTTGGGAGGAGTCTTAACCCTGGGGGCGATCGCCCTGCTGGGATTGGGTCTCAGTCAGGGAAATTGGAGTGATTTCAGCCAACAATGGCAAAACAGCCGTTTTATCCATGTCATGAGTCTAGACTTCTGTCTCCTCTGCGGCCTAGTTCCGGCACTCCTCGGCGATGACATGGCCCGACGAGGTCTCCATAATCCCAAGCTATTCTGGGCAGTCTCCCTCACTCCCCTCCTGGGCCTTCTTCTCTACCTCA
- the guaA gene encoding glutamine-hydrolyzing GMP synthase, whose product MTAQTQTPEPTHLDTDTQDTQRQLIVILDFGSQYSELIARRIRETEVYSEVLSYRTSAADLERLNPKGIILSGGPNSVYDENAPQCDPKIWQLGIPILGVCYGMQLMVQQLGGSVERAELAEYGKAALHIDDPTDLLTNVEQGATMWMSHGDSVTCLPDGFEILAHTDNTPNAAIANHDRQIYGVQFHPEVVHSIGGQALVRNFVYHICDCEPTWTTAAFVEESIREIRARVGDKRVLLALSGGVDSSTLAFLLHRAIGDNLTCMFIDQGFMRKYEPERLVKLFRDQFHIPVEYVNARDRFLEKLVGVTDPEEKRRHIGHEFIRVFEEESRRLGPFDYLAQGTLYPDVIESADSNVDPKTGERVAVKIKSHHNVGGLPEDLQFKLIEPLRKLFKDEVRNLGRSIGLPEEIVRRHPFPGPGLAIRILGEVTPERLKILRDADYIVRQEINRHGIYHDFWQAFAVLLPIRSVGVMGDQRTYAYPIVLRFVSSEDGMTADWARVDYDFIELISNRIVNEVAGVNRVVYDVTSKPPGTIEWE is encoded by the coding sequence ATGACCGCTCAAACCCAGACTCCAGAACCCACCCATCTCGACACCGACACCCAGGACACCCAACGTCAACTCATCGTGATTTTGGATTTTGGGTCTCAATATTCCGAGCTGATCGCCCGTCGGATTCGCGAAACCGAGGTCTATTCAGAAGTCTTGTCCTATCGCACCAGTGCGGCAGATTTAGAACGCCTCAATCCCAAAGGAATTATTCTCTCAGGCGGTCCCAACTCAGTCTATGACGAGAATGCCCCTCAATGTGACCCCAAAATTTGGCAACTGGGTATCCCCATCTTGGGAGTCTGTTACGGAATGCAGCTGATGGTTCAACAACTCGGCGGAAGCGTCGAACGAGCCGAATTAGCTGAATATGGCAAAGCCGCCCTACATATTGACGACCCCACCGATCTCCTCACCAACGTCGAACAGGGAGCCACCATGTGGATGAGTCACGGCGACTCCGTCACCTGTCTCCCCGACGGCTTTGAAATTCTCGCCCATACCGACAACACCCCCAATGCGGCGATCGCCAACCACGATCGCCAGATCTACGGCGTACAATTCCACCCAGAAGTCGTCCACTCCATCGGTGGACAGGCCCTCGTTCGTAACTTCGTCTATCACATCTGCGACTGCGAACCAACCTGGACTACCGCCGCCTTCGTCGAAGAGTCGATCCGAGAAATTCGCGCCCGAGTCGGTGACAAACGAGTGCTTCTGGCCCTATCCGGCGGCGTCGATTCCTCCACCCTCGCCTTCCTCCTGCACCGAGCCATCGGCGATAATCTTACCTGTATGTTTATCGATCAGGGGTTCATGCGTAAATATGAGCCGGAACGGTTAGTCAAGCTATTCCGAGATCAATTCCATATCCCCGTCGAATACGTCAACGCCCGCGATCGCTTCCTGGAAAAACTCGTCGGCGTCACCGATCCCGAAGAAAAACGCCGTCACATCGGCCATGAATTCATCCGCGTCTTCGAGGAAGAATCCCGTCGCCTAGGTCCCTTCGACTACCTCGCCCAAGGAACTCTCTACCCCGACGTCATCGAATCCGCCGACTCCAACGTCGACCCCAAAACCGGGGAACGAGTCGCCGTCAAAATCAAAAGTCACCACAACGTCGGCGGTTTACCCGAAGACCTACAATTCAAACTCATCGAACCCCTGCGAAAACTCTTCAAAGACGAAGTTCGCAACCTCGGACGTTCGATTGGCCTCCCCGAAGAAATCGTCCGTCGTCATCCCTTCCCCGGCCCCGGCCTAGCCATCCGCATCCTGGGAGAAGTCACCCCAGAACGGTTAAAAATCTTACGGGATGCTGATTACATCGTGCGCCAAGAAATCAATCGTCACGGTATCTACCACGATTTCTGGCAAGCCTTCGCCGTCCTACTCCCCATCCGCAGTGTCGGAGTCATGGGCGACCAACGCACCTACGCCTATCCCATCGTATTGCGCTTTGTCTCCAGCGAAGACGGGATGACCGCCGATTGGGCACGGGTCGATTATGACTTCATCGAACTGATTTCCAACCGCATTGTCAACGAAGTGGCCGGAGTCAACCGCGTTGTCTACGACGTCACCTCCAAACCCCCCGGAACCATCGAATGGGAGTAA
- a CDS encoding permease, protein MTQLNYAFTIFFSLLVEALPFLLLGVLLSSALLAFVNERKLVAMMPRNAVLGALVGSCIGFLFPVCECGNVPVARRLLAQGVPSAVAIGFLLAAPTINPIVIWSTWIAFRDRPEMVFWRVLLTLIIATVIGVIFSVQKDIRSMLHPKLVRSMPRAIATPTEDPISPLLGSGTYFLGTSQPIALENAAVMGGDLGTLLLGTQQNANRMVVFVDNIIREIRELGGVLVLGSGIVAIIQTAVPRETIVSLGQGTIVPILTMMLLALVVSICSTVDAFFALSFASMFTSSALLAFLVFGPTVDLKSIGLMLSVFRPRTVFYLFAITAQLTFLLTLGLHIYVL, encoded by the coding sequence ATGACCCAGCTCAATTACGCCTTTACCATCTTCTTTAGTCTGCTCGTTGAAGCCTTACCCTTTCTGCTGCTGGGGGTGCTACTCTCCAGCGCCCTCCTGGCCTTTGTCAACGAGCGTAAATTAGTTGCCATGATGCCTCGGAATGCCGTGTTAGGGGCATTGGTCGGCAGTTGTATTGGCTTTCTGTTTCCCGTTTGTGAATGCGGCAACGTTCCCGTAGCTCGGCGACTGTTAGCCCAGGGCGTGCCTTCCGCTGTGGCTATCGGCTTTCTACTGGCCGCCCCAACCATTAACCCAATTGTCATTTGGTCCACCTGGATCGCATTCCGCGATCGCCCGGAAATGGTCTTTTGGCGTGTCCTTCTCACCCTGATTATTGCCACCGTCATCGGGGTGATTTTCAGCGTTCAGAAAGACATTCGCTCCATGCTGCACCCGAAACTCGTGCGTTCCATGCCCCGGGCGATCGCCACCCCAACAGAAGACCCCATCTCCCCCCTACTCGGATCAGGAACCTATTTTCTAGGAACCAGCCAACCCATCGCCCTAGAAAACGCCGCCGTCATGGGAGGCGATTTAGGAACTCTCCTCTTAGGAACCCAGCAAAACGCCAATCGGATGGTGGTATTTGTCGATAACATTATTCGAGAAATTCGCGAACTCGGTGGTGTACTTGTCCTCGGGAGTGGCATTGTCGCCATTATCCAAACCGCCGTCCCTCGCGAGACCATCGTCAGCCTAGGTCAAGGAACCATTGTTCCCATCCTGACCATGATGTTACTGGCCCTAGTCGTGTCCATCTGTTCCACCGTCGACGCCTTCTTCGCCCTTTCCTTCGCCTCCATGTTCACCAGTAGCGCCCTGCTGGCCTTTCTTGTCTTTGGTCCGACGGTAGATCTTAAAAGTATCGGTCTGATGTTATCGGTGTTTCGTCCTCGAACCGTGTTTTACCTATTTGCCATCACCGCCCAACTCACCTTCCTGCTCACCCTCGGCCTACATATCTACGTTCTTTAG
- a CDS encoding sigma-70 factor domain-containing protein, with product MKTANPTLNADTVRTYLHEIGRVPLLTHEQEIILGKQVQAMMALLELRDELSESLDRAQTSSSDDGIAGTSG from the coding sequence ATGAAAACCGCTAACCCCACTTTGAATGCCGATACGGTGCGGACATACCTGCACGAAATCGGTCGTGTTCCTTTGCTGACCCACGAACAGGAAATTATCTTGGGCAAACAAGTTCAAGCGATGATGGCATTGCTGGAACTTCGGGATGAACTCAGCGAGTCTCTCGATCGCGCTCAAACAAGTTCAAGCGATGATGGCATTGCTGGAACTTCGGGATGA
- the apcA gene encoding allophycocyanin subunit alpha, with protein MSIVTKSIVNADAEARYLSPGELDRIKSFVTSGAARLRIAQVLTDSRERIVKEAGNQLFQKRPDVVSPGGNAFGEEMTATCLRDMDYYLRLVTYGVVSGDVTPIEEIGLVGVREMYRSLGTPIDAVAESVRCMKNVATGLMSADDAVEAASYFDYVIGAMQ; from the coding sequence ATGAGTATCGTCACGAAGTCAATCGTGAATGCCGACGCTGAGGCTCGTTACCTCAGCCCCGGCGAACTAGATCGCATCAAGAGCTTTGTCACCTCCGGTGCAGCTCGTCTTCGCATCGCTCAAGTTTTAACCGATTCTCGTGAGCGGATTGTCAAAGAAGCCGGTAACCAACTCTTCCAAAAACGCCCCGATGTGGTCTCCCCCGGCGGAAACGCGTTTGGTGAAGAGATGACCGCCACCTGCCTGCGTGACATGGACTACTACCTGCGCCTCGTCACCTATGGTGTTGTTTCCGGTGACGTTACCCCCATCGAAGAGATTGGTCTCGTGGGCGTTCGTGAAATGTACCGCTCCTTGGGAACCCCCATTGATGCCGTTGCAGAAAGCGTTCGTTGCATGAAAAACGTCGCCACCGGTTTGATGTCTGCGGACGATGCTGTCGAAGCAGCTTCTTACTTCGACTACGTGATCGGTGCGATGCAATAG
- the apcB gene encoding allophycocyanin subunit beta — translation MQDAITAVINSSDVQGKYLDGSAMDKLKGYFQTGELRVRAAATISANAATIVKEAVAKSLLYSDVTRPGGNMYTTRRYAACIRDLDYYLRYSTYAMLAGDPSILDERVLNGLKETYNSLGVPVGSTVQAIQAMKDVTASLVGPDAGKEMGVYFDYICSGLS, via the coding sequence ATGCAAGACGCAATCACCGCTGTAATCAACTCCTCTGATGTTCAAGGCAAGTACCTCGACGGGTCTGCCATGGACAAGCTCAAAGGCTACTTCCAAACCGGCGAACTGCGCGTCCGTGCAGCCGCTACGATCTCGGCTAACGCCGCTACGATCGTTAAAGAAGCCGTTGCTAAATCCCTGCTGTACTCTGATGTGACCCGTCCCGGCGGTAACATGTACACCACCCGTCGCTATGCAGCTTGCATCCGTGACTTGGACTACTACCTCCGCTACTCCACCTACGCCATGCTGGCCGGCGATCCCTCCATCCTCGACGAGCGTGTGCTGAATGGCCTCAAAGAAACCTACAACTCTCTGGGTGTTCCCGTGGGTTCTACGGTTCAAGCGATCCAAGCCATGAAAGATGTCACCGCTAGCTTGGTTGGCCCCGATGCCGGTAAAGAAATGGGCGTGTACTTCGACTACATCTGCTCTGGCTTAAGCTAG
- a CDS encoding phycobilisome linker polypeptide: MRMFRVTACVPSQTRIRTQRELQNTYYTKLVPYDNWFREQQRIMKMGGKIVKVELATGKPGTNTGLK; encoded by the coding sequence ATGCGTATGTTTCGCGTTACTGCCTGTGTTCCGAGTCAGACTCGCATTCGGACTCAGAGAGAGTTGCAAAACACCTACTATACAAAACTGGTTCCCTACGACAACTGGTTCCGTGAACAACAGCGGATCATGAAAATGGGTGGCAAAATCGTCAAGGTTGAATTGGCCACCGGTAAGCCCGGAACCAACACCGGCTTGAAGTAG
- the pipX gene encoding transcriptional coactivator PipX has product MNTETYLNHPTFGLLFRVCPIGEDRELFTTLYAQRLFFIVTTGERGLLFEPLTRADARAVIENRLRQLRRTGLTQDHEKLQKIRKQMF; this is encoded by the coding sequence ATGAACACCGAAACTTATCTCAATCATCCCACCTTCGGCTTGCTATTTCGCGTCTGCCCCATTGGAGAAGATCGAGAACTATTCACAACGTTGTATGCTCAACGCCTATTTTTTATCGTAACCACCGGTGAGCGAGGTTTGCTCTTTGAGCCGCTCACCCGAGCTGATGCCAGAGCAGTCATTGAAAATCGTCTGCGCCAATTGCGCCGCACGGGACTGACTCAAGACCATGAAAAGTTACAAAAGATTCGTAAACAGATGTTCTAG
- a CDS encoding YggS family pyridoxal phosphate-dependent enzyme: MSFEELSIADRIAKIRPTLPESVRLIAVSKLKPASAIRQAYEAGIRDFGESRIQEAIAKQEELEDLEDITWHFIGHLQTNKAKLALERMQWIHSVDRLKLAREIQRLVEKGSPCPNLCLQVKFRPDANKSGWDWPDLEPDLPRLDDLSALKVQGLMTILPFGLPSEESRVIFREARQGCDRLQEQSWKHLHFSQLSMGMSDDYPLAVEAGSTMVRLGRILFGDRPQ; the protein is encoded by the coding sequence ATGTCGTTTGAGGAGTTATCGATTGCCGATCGCATTGCTAAAATTCGTCCGACGCTTCCCGAGTCGGTGCGCTTGATTGCGGTGTCTAAACTGAAACCCGCTAGTGCGATTCGTCAGGCTTATGAGGCGGGAATCCGGGATTTTGGGGAAAGTCGCATCCAAGAGGCGATCGCCAAACAAGAGGAACTTGAGGATTTAGAGGATATTACCTGGCATTTCATCGGCCATCTGCAAACGAATAAGGCGAAGCTGGCTTTGGAGCGAATGCAATGGATTCATTCAGTTGATCGCCTGAAACTGGCCCGCGAAATCCAGCGTCTGGTGGAAAAAGGTAGTCCCTGCCCGAATCTTTGTCTACAGGTCAAATTTCGCCCCGATGCCAATAAATCGGGCTGGGATTGGCCGGATTTAGAGCCAGACTTGCCCCGACTCGATGACCTCTCGGCCCTGAAGGTTCAGGGACTGATGACAATTCTGCCCTTTGGCTTGCCCTCGGAGGAAAGTCGGGTCATTTTTCGAGAGGCCCGTCAGGGGTGCGATCGCCTACAAGAGCAGTCCTGGAAGCATTTACACTTCTCGCAACTATCTATGGGGATGTCCGACGATTATCCCTTAGCAGTGGAAGCGGGAAGTACCATGGTGCGTTTAGGGCGTATTCTCTTTGGCGATCGCCCCCAGTAA
- a CDS encoding cell division protein SepF — protein MSNIFSKLRDFINPDEPVDYQYDYDDMEGNSPAYQPLYPSESNASAPNTDVSSTGTRLRDRSPLSSSAGLTPPPPQRGSSMNSGMSNVIGLPGAASGISEVVVMEPRTFEEMPQAIQALRERKSVVLNLTVMDPDQAQRAVDFIAGGTFALDGHQERIGESIFLFTPSCVQVSTQSGVVRDVMQPHLQAPGSSNAGQSSNSGSTPSWVPDFGRVAQS, from the coding sequence ATGAGCAATATTTTTTCAAAGCTACGGGATTTCATCAATCCGGACGAGCCGGTTGATTATCAGTACGACTATGACGATATGGAGGGCAATAGCCCCGCTTATCAGCCCCTCTATCCCAGTGAAAGTAACGCATCGGCTCCCAACACCGATGTCAGCAGTACCGGGACTCGTTTACGCGATCGCTCGCCCCTAAGCAGTTCCGCCGGCTTAACGCCTCCCCCTCCTCAGCGGGGTTCAAGTATGAATTCAGGAATGAGTAACGTGATTGGATTACCTGGCGCAGCAAGTGGCATTTCCGAAGTTGTGGTGATGGAACCACGTACCTTTGAAGAGATGCCCCAAGCCATTCAAGCTTTACGGGAACGGAAATCAGTTGTCCTGAACTTAACCGTGATGGACCCAGATCAGGCACAGCGGGCCGTTGACTTCATCGCCGGAGGAACCTTTGCCCTCGACGGTCATCAAGAACGCATTGGCGAGAGTATTTTCCTATTCACCCCCAGTTGCGTGCAGGTTAGCACCCAATCCGGTGTCGTGCGGGATGTGATGCAGCCCCATCTACAAGCCCCCGGTAGCAGCAATGCCGGGCAAAGTAGTAACAGCGGCTCAACCCCCAGTTGGGTTCCCGATTTCGGTCGTGTTGCCCAATCCTAA
- a CDS encoding pyrroline-5-carboxylate reductase family protein — translation MAEAILSRLLAQQVYRPEAVSVGEPNPQRREYLAKTYQVQVSDDNASIAAEAQTLLLAIKPQIFAAVSGQLPPGTLSPQTLVISILAGTPLSKLEAAFPGSPVVRVMPNTPATVGAGISAVSRFPCGAGDAQYPRHRRRGNFCLESRPRGDGREISGGS, via the coding sequence ATGGCCGAAGCCATCCTCTCCCGCCTTTTAGCCCAACAAGTGTATCGTCCCGAAGCGGTTTCGGTGGGTGAGCCGAACCCTCAACGTCGGGAGTATTTAGCAAAAACCTATCAGGTGCAGGTCAGCGATGATAACGCCAGCATTGCGGCTGAGGCCCAGACGCTTCTTTTAGCCATCAAGCCGCAGATTTTTGCTGCCGTTTCTGGGCAACTTCCTCCCGGAACGCTCTCCCCCCAGACCTTAGTGATTTCCATTTTGGCAGGAACCCCCCTGTCTAAGTTAGAGGCGGCGTTTCCCGGTTCCCCTGTGGTGCGGGTGATGCCCAATACCCCCGCCACCGTCGGCGCGGGAATTTCTGCAGTTTCCCGGTTCCCCTGTGGTGCGGGTGATGCCCAATACCCCCGCCACCGTCGGCGCGGGAATTTCTGCCTTGAGTCCAGGCCAAGGGGTGACGGAAGAGAGATTAGCGGTGGCTCGTAA
- a CDS encoding IS1 family transposase (programmed frameshift), whose amino-acid sequence MPHCPDCNSKRTVKNGHIHTGKQRYLCRNCGRQFVKNPTNKVIDTPTRELIDRLLLERIPMAGIARAVQVSEQWLQDYVNCKAAQTHRQVAVSPKKKGRLTVQCDELWSFVDYKGNKQWVWLALDAETREMIGAYVGSRAAESAQNLWDSLPTVYRQCAVIYTDAWEAYRQVLPSKRHRVVSKSSGKTSYIERFNNTLRQRVSRFVRRSLAFSKSLRNHIGLLWNFIHHYNASLPL is encoded by the exons ATGCCTCACTGCCCTGATTGCAATTCTAAGCGAACCGTCAAAAATGGCCACATCCACACGGGCAAGCAACGGTATCTATGCCGTAACTGTGGTCGTCAGTTTGTCAAAAACCCAACCAATAAGGTCATCGACACCCCGACTCGCGAACTCATTGACCGGCTCTTGCTAGAACGCATCCCGATGGCTGGAATTGCCCGGGCGGTTCAGGTGTCTGAGCAATGGCTGCAAGACTATGTCAACTGTAAAGCCGCCCAGACACACAGGCAAGTCGCTGTCAGTCCAAAAAAAAAGGGCCGAT TGACGGTGCAATGTGATGAACTTTGGTCGTTTGTGGATTACAAGGGCAACAAACAATGGGTCTGGTTAGCTCTCGATGCCGAGACCCGTGAGATGATCGGCGCTTATGTCGGTTCTCGCGCTGCCGAGAGTGCGCAAAACCTCTGGGATTCCCTACCCACAGTCTATCGGCAATGTGCTGTGATCTACACTGACGCTTGGGAGGCTTACCGGCAGGTGCTGCCGAGCAAACGACACCGGGTCGTCAGTAAGTCGAGTGGCAAGACCAGTTACATTGAACGGTTTAACAATACCCTCAGGCAAAGGGTTTCACGCTTTGTCCGACGCAGCTTAGCCTTCTCCAAGAGTCTACGGAATCACATCGGCCTCCTGTGGAATTTTATTCACCACTACAACGCATCATTACCTCTCTAG
- a CDS encoding N-6 DNA methylase, with product MVNPNDVFTLHEVAEMLNVSAASVRNWLKLGYLEKTENNGISHDSLTAFQRDILGKEKLTQRANKSCKDSHHHEQLKQDILREVQTQKLGDDSLSQRYEAGLSQSYRNQEGIFYTPPQVVTRFLDYLPDDSSRFVFCDPCCGTGNFLIEAIKRGIKPSNIYGYDTDETAVAIARQRLTAFEGGNDVNLAVQDFLKLAAEHPEPQFDIIFTNPPWGKKLPKSERDHWALKLAVGTSKDTSALFFFASLRVLRSSGYLGFLVQEAFFNIASFESARQIALKQKIISLIDFGKPFKGLMTKAQGIILRRESPHLGDRLLSITSEAEYHLPQKTFSQNPKSIFNFTCSEQELRVIEHLFKQEHQTLAGFAQWGLGIVTGNNKKYCAREKKEGYIPVYKGSDISKSGLKPPSCFIPGDFSQYQQVAPLSRYQAPEKLIYKFIASDLVFFHDTEQRFILNSANLLILNDKHPLSSRQLAELLNSRLMSWLFQKLFRTCKVLRGDLELLPIFVNYFDRYERFCEQDFLNFLSLEEVARGSYRVIEVNR from the coding sequence GTGGTCAACCCCAACGATGTCTTTACCCTACATGAAGTCGCTGAGATGCTAAATGTCTCGGCGGCTTCTGTTCGTAATTGGCTGAAACTAGGATACTTAGAAAAAACGGAAAACAACGGCATCAGCCATGACTCCTTAACCGCCTTTCAACGGGATATTCTCGGTAAGGAAAAACTCACCCAACGGGCGAATAAATCCTGCAAAGATAGCCATCATCATGAGCAGTTGAAACAGGATATTTTACGGGAGGTTCAGACTCAAAAACTAGGCGATGACTCTCTCAGCCAGCGGTATGAGGCGGGTTTATCTCAGTCCTATCGAAATCAAGAGGGCATTTTTTATACCCCTCCTCAGGTAGTGACGCGTTTTTTAGATTATCTTCCCGATGATAGTTCCAGGTTCGTGTTTTGTGACCCCTGCTGTGGAACGGGAAACTTTTTAATTGAAGCCATTAAGCGAGGAATTAAACCGTCAAACATTTATGGCTATGATACTGATGAAACCGCCGTGGCGATCGCCCGCCAACGACTCACCGCCTTTGAGGGAGGAAATGACGTCAATCTCGCGGTTCAGGACTTCCTAAAACTCGCTGCTGAACATCCAGAACCCCAGTTTGATATTATCTTCACAAATCCCCCTTGGGGTAAAAAACTTCCCAAATCTGAACGAGACCACTGGGCGCTAAAATTAGCCGTAGGAACAAGCAAAGATACCAGCGCCCTCTTCTTTTTTGCGAGTCTAAGGGTTCTGCGATCGTCGGGATATTTAGGCTTCCTGGTCCAAGAAGCATTTTTCAACATTGCCAGCTTTGAAAGCGCCCGTCAAATCGCCCTGAAGCAGAAAATCATCAGTTTAATTGATTTTGGCAAACCCTTTAAGGGCTTGATGACTAAAGCCCAAGGGATTATCCTACGTCGCGAGAGTCCCCATTTGGGCGATCGCCTTTTATCAATCACCTCTGAGGCTGAGTATCATCTTCCTCAAAAGACCTTTTCTCAGAACCCCAAATCGATTTTTAATTTCACCTGTTCTGAGCAAGAGTTGAGAGTAATTGAACATTTATTCAAGCAAGAGCATCAAACATTGGCGGGGTTTGCCCAATGGGGGTTAGGGATTGTTACGGGCAATAATAAAAAGTATTGTGCCCGCGAAAAAAAAGAAGGGTATATCCCCGTTTATAAGGGGTCAGATATTAGCAAATCTGGACTGAAACCCCCCTCCTGCTTTATTCCTGGGGACTTCTCACAGTATCAACAGGTCGCGCCCCTATCCCGATATCAAGCCCCAGAAAAACTGATTTATAAATTTATCGCCTCAGACCTGGTATTTTTTCATGATACTGAACAGCGGTTTATTCTCAATAGTGCCAATTTGCTTATCCTTAACGATAAGCATCCCTTGAGTTCACGGCAACTTGCGGAACTCTTAAATAGTCGCTTGATGAGTTGGTTGTTTCAGAAGCTATTTAGAACTTGCAAGGTGTTGAGGGGGGATTTGGAATTACTACCGATTTTTGTGAATTATTTTGATAGATATGAGCGATTTTGTGAACAAGATTTTTTGAATTTCTTGTCTTTGGAGGAAGTTGCGAGGGGAAGCTATCGAGTTATTGAGGTCAATCGATAA
- the mnmA gene encoding tRNA 2-thiouridine(34) synthase MnmA, with protein sequence MTHSSKKVVVGLSGGVDSSTAAALLHHEGYDVVGLTLWLMKGKGQCCSEGMVDAAELCEQLGVPHHVVDSREVFENNIINYLVSGYSAGVTPLPCSQCNRAVKFGPMIDYAREELGVDKIATGHYAQVDFDEETGRYRLLRAIDRQKDQTYFLYDLSQEVLAHCVFPLGKYPKSETRRIAAEFNLLTAEKPESQDLCLVESHGSMKTFLEKYLAPKPGDIVDLDGKVLGQHEGIHNYTIGQRKGLGIAAAHPLYVVALDTGRNQVVVGDRASVHHPDCTVNRVNWVGMAAPSAPVRAQVQVRYRTRPAEATLVPLEEGRIQVKFDEPLFGITPGQAAVWYDGDVLLGGGIIESSDVVNSPVTLSERPSQSS encoded by the coding sequence ATGACCCATTCCTCCAAAAAAGTTGTCGTCGGCCTATCCGGCGGAGTCGATAGCTCAACAGCAGCAGCCCTACTACACCACGAAGGCTATGACGTCGTGGGATTAACCCTTTGGCTAATGAAGGGTAAAGGTCAATGCTGTTCAGAAGGAATGGTAGATGCCGCCGAACTCTGTGAACAGTTAGGGGTTCCCCATCATGTGGTGGACAGCCGCGAAGTTTTTGAAAACAACATCATCAACTATCTCGTCTCAGGCTATAGTGCCGGAGTCACCCCACTTCCCTGTTCCCAATGTAATCGGGCCGTCAAGTTTGGCCCCATGATTGACTATGCCCGCGAGGAATTAGGGGTTGATAAAATTGCCACCGGGCATTATGCCCAAGTCGATTTTGATGAAGAGACGGGCCGCTACCGCCTCTTACGGGCCATTGACCGGCAAAAAGACCAAACCTATTTCCTCTATGACCTCTCTCAAGAGGTGTTGGCCCATTGTGTCTTCCCTCTCGGCAAATATCCCAAATCAGAAACTCGCCGCATCGCCGCTGAATTTAATCTCCTGACAGCGGAGAAGCCAGAAAGTCAAGATTTATGTTTAGTGGAGTCCCATGGTTCCATGAAAACCTTTCTGGAGAAATACCTCGCGCCGAAACCGGGGGATATTGTCGACCTCGATGGCAAGGTTTTGGGACAACATGAGGGGATTCATAACTACACCATTGGCCAACGCAAGGGCCTCGGGATTGCAGCGGCACATCCGTTATATGTTGTGGCGTTGGATACTGGACGCAATCAAGTCGTGGTGGGCGATCGCGCCAGTGTCCATCATCCCGATTGTACAGTGAACCGGGTCAACTGGGTGGGCATGGCCGCCCCCTCCGCCCCAGTTCGCGCTCAAGTGCAAGTCCGCTACCGCACTCGTCCCGCTGAGGCGACCCTAGTTCCCTTAGAGGAGGGACGGATTCAGGTCAAGTTTGATGAACCCCTATTTGGGATTACCCCCGGCCAAGCGGCCGTTTGGTATGACGGGGATGTGTTACTCGGCGGCGGGATTATCGAGTCCTCCGATGTGGTGAATTCCCCAGTCACCCTCTCAGAACGTCCCTCCCAATCCTCTTAG